AGTCGATTAGTTTTTTgagtataaaagtttttcaaataacGCATTTTCAGGTATTGGATGCTATAAAGAACAAAAGATTGGAAATGAAGAAAGCTGCGCGTATATTGGGTGTCtcttatggcactttatatggtAGATATCGCGAGGTGTACGGCTGTTTGAAGCATCCCTATAGGTTAGCATGAAGTTTGTTtgttaaaaagtcgattttctcgaatgcttaatatatttttacgcagcagCTCCACTTTTCGCCCCACACAATCAAATCAGTTAGCAGTACAACCGCGTTTTGACATGGTCTGGCCTTCGCCTAAACGTGACAGTGGTCTAATGCCCGGGCAATTGGGTAGGTCGGTTGTAGCGCGaaatttctttgattttatgCTTTACTACTTTCTGGTTCTTATTTACAGAAATCGGTAAAATACGTCCAAAGGATTTGAGTGAACTATGGACACGACCacagatttgaaaaaaatcaccaCAAAGTAtatcaaaatgtaaataaatttgcagTTTATCTGAATAAGCCCAAAAGTACATCCCTATGATTAAAAAGTGTTACTAGTACtacttttactttatttataagttttgtATTACTTTCAATTTTATACGTTACAAATGTAAAGCAAAGTATTtagatatatacacatgtatgatTTAAGACaaatatcataaatttgtattatGGAACGGAAAAAGACATTAAAAAAGACAATTTAAAAGCTGTTAGTTTAGTGTGAGGATAGCTGTAGTTATTTGCAATCGGCACATcacttatgcatgtatgtgtatgccaCATATGAGTGCACTAAAAGTGTTTAAATATATAGTTTTATCAACTATTTGAGTATTAAAAGAATATCCGCTCTTTAGCAAATCCTTAAATCAATTGCCAATGCAATTAGtaaaatttgaagattttttcacttgttttctatatttttgttcTAGTTAAATAATTctataaacattatttttaagttacacaaatacatatatacttatttagacgttttctgtaaatattaaaataataaaatgacatTTCATAATAGTGTAAACTTCCAGAAGTGCATACAATAAAAGTAGACGGATAAGTATGTGTGTTAGTATGCTAATATgaatacttaataaaaaaatacatttaatttctaTCTAATATTGTATGCCCATATTATTTATAGAATAATGATATTGAAACAGAAAAGGTAAGAACACAATTTTCAGGTAATGTGTTCGGTAGGGAGAGCACATACATaggttgttgctattattataaaaaggaaatcTTTACCCTATCAGCATTACCTAGTCACTAGTGttttaaatatgcatttaaagtttatattaGTTGAAATTGTCAACTTGAAATGTAATTGGTCACCACACATAGGTGGCTAATGCAAATGATgctaacctcaaaattttttaaatactattttagcgaaaattcaaaaaaggtTCGCATAAACAATTTATCAAAACAGTTGATGTAAagctaataaaattgtttacttacatatatttatttccgGATGCCAAAAAATATAAGTTCCGACTTCAGTAATTTGACGAAGGTGCGCGGCGCTGCACTaacacaattttacactttcattttcttagaatttcacattttaaaCACTGCACATtaagtttttcaattaattatataaatatagttaCAATTCGTAAAAACAccttgttttataaaaaacagtacaattatttgctgaaaattataattaataaaatttatcgcACTTTACAACTTATTCCGTTTCCGTCGGTTGttgttagaaaaataaattttcacaacACCCTGTGTCTATTTGACATTCCATTTCCTTGCCCATTCACAATTGCGTCCAATGATAAGTTCATTAACCCACTTGTCTAAGTAATATACTCTGCATGgcataattatttgttaaatttgttagaaatatatttgttacTATTTACCTATTACTAAAATGTCAAAAGAAGTAAATATTGCAgataaaacatattattacgaTTGTAATGCGAAAGTTGAAACAATTGAATTCTTGTTATATGATTTCAATGAAACCTGGAAAGCAACAAAGACGAAAGAAGAGGTACTGCAGACTTTACAGGTTGTActcaatatatttgtttatttatattattaaatcaattatttgttttattattgctgCAGCTACTAAATAAACGTATAAAATATGATGTGGCAATTGCATTTGATACCTTACAAAATGCGCTGCCGGAATCAGGCACTTGGATTGGAAATGACAACCAGCCGGAGGCAAGCAATGCACGTGAGCGTGTTTTAAAACTTAAGTATCGTGTTAAGGAATGTCCATTCCATTTTGAGTGGCGCTTAAAACAAGACAACAGCCCACTTACCATCCAACTACCCATCGGTCAAGTTGCTAGTTTAGTGGATGTGCTACCGGCGAAAATCGAAGAGCTCCTAGAAATATTGCAGCGCAAAGAAGCTGAAATAAAACAGTACAGGAGAGAATATGGTAGTTTGCGAAGATGTATGTAGGTCTAGTCAACATGTTTAAACTAACAgcttaatattttacaaaattttaatttaaagcaactcttGCAACGAATGACTTTGATATGGCTGTGTTTCGTGAACAATATGCAGCCGCCGACGTGAGTGTAAAGTCTTTGCAAAGAGCTGTAGCACGTTGGCGGTCTGAGCACGGAGATGCGGAATGTGAATTAGAAACATTATACAACAAAACAAGCAGTCCgacaattattataaaaaaggaGGAACCGAAAACAAGTGCCTCAAGTGCAAGCAAAAGTGTACAAGAAAGTCCTAGAAGCAGGTAAATATAactaaagaatatttaaaatatacattcatatgtatgtaatcatTAATTCTATTTCATATGTAAAGGAAACGCAAAGCTTTGCATAGTTATAAAACGCAAATGATGCGCTCACTGCAATCAGGCACAAAGGATTTGCAATACGAAAGTCAAAGTCAATCGCTTAGTGAGAATGAGCAAGAAGACATAAGAACGGTGAAAAAAATGCGCGGAAATGACGTAGATGTAGACAATGTAATTGTTGACGAAGTGATAACAGGGAAGAGTGTAAACACTCCAAGTAAACTGAAAGCAGCTGAAAAGCCAACAAAAGCTCCGGCAAATCCTATTGTTAAAGACAGCAGTACGGCTGCAAAGGAGGTAGCAAGGTCTTATAAACgcatgcaatattttttatttcaacaaaaaaatttacttgaaaaCTACTTTTCATTTATAGTAAAGCCAAAAAAGCGTCACCGAGCGTTGAAAAGCGTCCGAATACTCGCCAAAGACGTCGCGAGTGTGAAATGGGTGATTTGAATTCAACTGAGCTAGAATTCGTAGACACCGCTGGTGGATGTGTGTCGCCTGTGCTGAATAAGAGTGTGGCGTTGGCGAAACAGCCTActactacaaaaacaataagtccGCCCAGCAATAATAATGTGCAACGTAAAATTGTAAACAGTActactacaaaaacaataagttcACAAAAAGTTcataatatgcaaaataaaattgtaactAGTGCCCAAAAATTGGTGAAACCGCATTTGGTGAAGCCGGTGGAGCAATTGAAAAACGATTTGAGTTCATATGTAGACTCGATGCTGAGTCAATTAGAAGCCTTAGATAAAGAGTTGCGTGGGTGATACCGCAAGATGACCATAATTGGTACACATttatacgtacacacatacacatatgcggCAATACTTATAGTAACTATAAAATTAtgcataaattttgtaaattgtaaaattatagctatttttatacacaccgttattgcaaattttctacTGCATATTGTACTTGTGATTTATCAagcaataataaacaatttctaCTATCATTATTTGTAATAAGTTTTAATGTAAATGCTGACGTCTACAGTCATCAATAATCCATAAGCAGCACCGATGtagataaatttaaatttaagccTTTTGACTTTTCGTTGGTCAGCCGGAGACAAACATTTATCTAGCATACACACAGCAGtagtaatatactatatatttcctAGTATTTACTTAATTCGATAGGCAACCGTTTGTagctaaattttttgtacatatataatccTATGTATACGCATGTACATGACTTCATACATGCCGGCAGACACTCGGTACTGGCGCTACAAAGCTGTAAGGAAGTTATCATTTATACGACAGCAGTCATTCGGCCGGTGCGTGTGACTCTTTAGCGCTTAGAAATTGCACTTTCTTTACTTTTACATTTCATTAGTACCGTTATTAATTGCAACAATGAAAATGTGGCAGAATTTTTGGTCGCAAACAATTGGGTGCCTTTTTCTGACGTTGCTTTTGGCGCATTCGTGTGAGTGATGAGCAAATTCATGTCtgtgttgtgttgttgtgaTGACCTAATGGCAAAAAGAATTGAATAAGTagatagtatgtatgtatttttgcatTTAGATGTGCGGAAtggtgtataaaaaaaaatttgtaaagcgattcacgaaaatattaaattacccCCTTGTTATGTTTACAGCCTATGCCGGCAGTGTGAGTGTTCACAGTAAAAATGCACACCCTGTGCTAACTGAATATGATTCGAAAATGTTTGGTGGCTCACCTGTTGCCATTACAAGCGCTCCCTGGCAGGTTTCAGTGCGTCTGCTGTCATACGAGATTCAGTACGGTCAAGGGCATATATGCGGCGGATCGGTCATAACATCGCGATTGATTATTACCGCAGCGCATTGTCTGATATAGTGAgtaaaagaattttaattaatttttaatttaaatatatacatacatacatacatacataaatgtatcatagatatatgatatacatatttacatacatttgtatatttatttctccATTTTTCTAACAGTTCAAACACAACACAGCCGATTTATCGTTTACCAAGCGATTTTACAGTAGTCATGGGTTCGATTTATTTGGAAGAGGTTACGCCTTATACCCTGCAGTACAATGTGCAGCAGTTGGTGCCGCATCCAAAGTTTAGTTTGACGCCGCTACAAAATGATTTGGGTTTACTCTTCATAGACGGTAAAATACCGGCGAATTATCCCACAGTAACACCCATAGCAATCAATCAGATGGCCGTGGATGCGGGCGTTAATTGCAACATCACTGGTTGGAGCATAGCAGCGAAGGTAAGTTCATGCGCTACagttaaatatgcatatataaaatacaaatatgtatgtatatatgtatgtacatatataataataataaaaaatcttctCCTAGGGCGTAAATTGGCCAGTACTGTTGGGTGCCGTGCTTCCGATCATCTCCACGCAGCAATGCAACAACAGTTACAGTGGTCAAATATCAACTGATATGATTTGCGCCGGCAATCAGTCAAATAACGGCACGAATGCCTTTCAAGGCGGCTCTGGCGGCCCACTGGTTTGCAATGGTAAATTGACTGGCATTGTTTCGTTGGACAGCGGTTACCCTGAGGTCTGCACAAATCTCTCCGCTTACTATAACTGGATAACAATGATGAATGATACTTTCAATTATGATTATTATGGTGGCGCAATGGGTCTGCATCTGGGCGCTCAGCAAATGCTGTTTGGTGTTCTCTGTTTGTTAGTCACTTTGTTCTTGTCGAAAGCggcttttattaaataagttGTCATGGCGGTGCTGAAATAGGCACCGAAGGGATTTATTTGTCGGCTGTTGATGTTGTGATGCTTGGATTTTGCTAATGTTGTTATTATACTCTGTGCTTACTTTTTAAGCAGTTATTGTTTGATGAAAGTGTtctcatatacaaatttaaatgttataaatgtatattatatatatttttattaaataaagaaatatatgtgTGAAATATATGACTTTGGAGGGGTATGTACAGAAATTCattcattattaattataaactttttcttttgttgtgcggtaaagcaaaaaaatatgacaaatgATATTGATTTGGTCTTAGGCAACAGCTGATAGTATCAGTAATAATAGGTTAGGTTTGGCCTCTATATATTAATtcagaaaatgatttttttgggtattttcgtattccaaaaagtttttttttatcaaaaaacaaaaattttgttgaaaatgtttaCTGGTTCAAACTGGTTTGCCTTTTTTTCATGAAACTAACCTtgagaatttttaattgaaaattaaatcgCTTTTTCACAagaattttgaggttatgtaaaaAAGCTATACATGCAAAAATTgtagatatttttattacttacaaCTTTGTCCTTGAACTCTTTTCCCTAGCGCGCGTAGTTTTGCTGGAAATCGAGATAAATCGTTTTTACCCATCATCATAACCTTCAATCACTTCTTCCTTTCCTCTTCCTCTTTCGCTCGTAATTTAGATTTCCCTTCAATTCAACTTACttcatagtttttttgttttatcttctTTTTGCAAACAGTTTCGTACTACcacaatttttttgctttcaaaaattatcggCCTTGGTCTAAAACAGACAACGGTCGGCGCCAGTTAAGCACATACATCGTGCAGAGTTCTATTAAGAATTTCTAACAATAACGTAACAATTCATGCTCAGACAGTGCTAAAATGCTCAAAGGCTGTCTATTTAATGAGCATtttgaatttagtaattttttatgttaagtACCCGTTAAGTATCGGGTATGATGCTCATGAATTCTACTGTGTATAcgggtttgttgttgttgtcgcgtGACGTGATTTGGTGTTGGCCGAAAGAAGTGAGTGGCATTTCATTGTATATTAGAAAATCcatacataaatgaaataaatgagaTGACATCAGATGTTGcttatacgacatggtgtactcacatacaagtaaaaaatattgaattgtatGGATATTAGTTAAATTATAAGCAACGTTATAAAGTGAgggttagaaataaaaaaaaataacaatatcatAAATTTTTCGATTCTTTCAAAACTTTGCATTTAGACGAAGTTATAGTACgattttgtttagttttagCAAAAGTACCATACATAACATTTCGTCACCGAAAGTGCAAAATACCATAACATCACTCTTCATAAGTTCACAGGCGAAGAAATaacgtta
The DNA window shown above is from Bactrocera tryoni isolate S06 chromosome 4, CSIRO_BtryS06_freeze2, whole genome shotgun sequence and carries:
- the LOC120775415 gene encoding uncharacterized protein LOC120775415 isoform X2, which produces MSKEVNIADKTYYYDCNAKVETIEFLLYDFNETWKATKTKEEVLQTLQLLNKRIKYDVAIAFDTLQNALPESGTWIGNDNQPEASNARERVLKLKYRVKECPFHFEWRLKQDNSPLTIQLPIGQVASLVDVLPAKIEELLEILQRKEAEIKQYRREYATLATNDFDMAVFREQYAAADVSVKSLQRAVARWRSEHGDAECELETLYNKTSSPTIIIKKEEPKTSASSASKSVQESPRSRKRKALHSYKTQMMRSLQSGTKDLQYESQSQSLSENEQEDIRTVKKMRGNDVDVDNVIVDEVITGKSVNTPSKLKAAEKPTKAPANPIVKDSSTAAKEVASKAKKASPSVEKRPNTRQRRRECEMGDLNSTELEFVDTAGGCVSPVLNKSVALAKQPTTTKTISPPSNNNVQRKIVNSTTTKTISSQKVHNMQNKIVTSAQKLVKPHLVKPVEQLKNDLSSYVDSMLSQLEALDKELRG
- the LOC120775415 gene encoding uncharacterized protein LOC120775415 isoform X1, whose translation is MSKEVNIADKTYYYDCNAKVETIEFLLYDFNETWKATKTKEEVLQTLQLLNKRIKYDVAIAFDTLQNALPESGTWIGNDNQPEASNARERVLKLKYRVKECPFHFEWRLKQDNSPLTIQLPIGQVASLVDVLPAKIEELLEILQRKEAEIKQYRREYGSLRRSTLATNDFDMAVFREQYAAADVSVKSLQRAVARWRSEHGDAECELETLYNKTSSPTIIIKKEEPKTSASSASKSVQESPRSRKRKALHSYKTQMMRSLQSGTKDLQYESQSQSLSENEQEDIRTVKKMRGNDVDVDNVIVDEVITGKSVNTPSKLKAAEKPTKAPANPIVKDSSTAAKEVASKAKKASPSVEKRPNTRQRRRECEMGDLNSTELEFVDTAGGCVSPVLNKSVALAKQPTTTKTISPPSNNNVQRKIVNSTTTKTISSQKVHNMQNKIVTSAQKLVKPHLVKPVEQLKNDLSSYVDSMLSQLEALDKELRG
- the LOC120775416 gene encoding trypsin-like, which translates into the protein MKMWQNFWSQTIGCLFLTLLLAHSSYAGSVSVHSKNAHPVLTEYDSKMFGGSPVAITSAPWQVSVRLLSYEIQYGQGHICGGSVITSRLIITAAHCLIYSNTTQPIYRLPSDFTVVMGSIYLEEVTPYTLQYNVQQLVPHPKFSLTPLQNDLGLLFIDGKIPANYPTVTPIAINQMAVDAGVNCNITGWSIAAKGVNWPVLLGAVLPIISTQQCNNSYSGQISTDMICAGNQSNNGTNAFQGGSGGPLVCNGKLTGIVSLDSGYPEVCTNLSAYYNWITMMNDTFNYDYYGGAMGLHLGAQQMLFGVLCLLVTLFLSKAAFIK